The Deinobacterium chartae genome contains a region encoding:
- a CDS encoding 23S rRNA (pseudouridine(1915)-N(3))-methyltransferase RlmH, which translates to MKLHFITVGEPKLSYAKSGWEEYYGRLRRYHSLKVTRLRDLGPDLEGKAILRAAGNAHLMPLDPRGKQFTSEDLSRHLETLALHGTGEIALVIGGPVGLSDEVRAAAGTLWSLSKLTLPHDLAMVVMLEALYRASSIARGEPYHRG; encoded by the coding sequence GTGAAACTGCATTTTATTACCGTTGGCGAACCGAAACTCAGCTATGCCAAGAGCGGCTGGGAGGAATACTACGGTCGACTTCGCCGCTACCACAGCCTCAAGGTCACCCGCCTGCGCGACCTGGGACCGGACCTCGAGGGAAAAGCGATCCTGAGGGCTGCCGGCAATGCCCACCTGATGCCGCTCGATCCTCGTGGCAAGCAGTTCACCTCCGAGGACCTCAGCCGTCACCTCGAGACCCTGGCCCTGCACGGTACCGGTGAGATCGCCCTGGTGATCGGGGGGCCGGTAGGCCTCTCGGACGAGGTGCGCGCGGCGGCCGGAACGCTGTGGAGCCTGTCGAAACTCACCTTGCCGCACGACCTGGCGATGGTCGTGATGCTCGAGGCGCTGTACCGGGCGTCCAGTATCGCCCGGGGCGAACCGTACCACCGGGGCTAG